From Paenibacillus sp. GP183, one genomic window encodes:
- a CDS encoding PadR family transcriptional regulator — protein sequence MNTLSFGLLSLLNKSSRTGYELMRQIHLFWQVQHSQIYPLLAKLEKAGLVEFVIVEQSDKPDKKVYSITQSGKDALREWISMPAADPVTRDELLLKVYSISLSDRSAAIKLIRERACFHQEKLESLNQSLNKIKAESGMEAAELNLQSSYFGSYLIVHKAIMVHQANLEWCRWVESIIDIEPR from the coding sequence TTGAACACGCTCTCATTTGGACTGCTCAGCTTACTGAATAAAAGTTCACGTACGGGTTATGAACTCATGCGGCAAATTCATCTTTTTTGGCAAGTTCAGCACAGCCAGATTTACCCGTTGCTGGCTAAGCTGGAGAAAGCAGGCCTTGTTGAATTTGTAATAGTCGAGCAATCGGACAAACCGGACAAGAAGGTATACTCCATTACCCAAAGCGGAAAGGATGCGCTCAGGGAGTGGATTTCAATGCCCGCGGCTGATCCTGTGACCCGTGATGAGCTGCTGCTAAAGGTTTACAGCATTTCTTTATCTGATCGGAGTGCGGCCATAAAATTAATTCGTGAACGCGCATGCTTCCATCAAGAAAAACTCGAAAGTCTGAATCAGTCCCTGAATAAAATTAAAGCAGAGTCCGGGATGGAAGCAGCAGAACTGAATTTGCAATCCTCGTATTTCGGTTCATATTTGATTGTGCACAAAGCGATTATGGTCCATCAGGCTAATCTGGAATGGTGCCGCTGGGTAGAAAGCATTATCGATATAGAGCCCCGGTAA
- the sufD gene encoding Fe-S cluster assembly protein SufD, whose amino-acid sequence MSIETILPIDQSAVTELSRSKQEPEWMTALRTEGLTLAGQLELPKLEKTRIDRWDINAYGAYKKQAEISSIDELPEAAKNLSNPDNLIIQRNSSIVFNRVAGQLKQKGVIFTDLETAVLQHPELVQSYFMKAVAANENRITALHTALWSGGIFIYIPKDVVVEIPLQALFITDDAEASFVPHVIIVAESFSSVTYVENFISSGAGAPLVQNGVVEIYVKPGAKVRFASIHNMGETITDLTYRRAIVENDASIEWIIGEMNYGNCMSDTTSILRGNGSESDAKVICVGTEEQKLNLTTRAVHFGKSSNSDMITRAVMRDSSTAIINGISKIEKGATGANGQQTEKVLMLSPKARGDANPILLIDEDDVKAGHAASVGQVNPEQVHYLMSRGITKDEAQRLIIYGFLAPVVSQIPISNIEEQLQRLVERKLGQ is encoded by the coding sequence ATGAGTATAGAAACCATTCTTCCAATAGACCAGAGCGCCGTCACCGAGCTGTCCCGCAGCAAGCAGGAGCCGGAATGGATGACAGCTCTTCGTACGGAAGGGCTCACGCTCGCGGGACAATTGGAATTGCCCAAATTGGAAAAAACGAGAATTGACCGTTGGGACATCAACGCCTACGGAGCTTATAAGAAACAAGCCGAAATATCGTCGATCGATGAATTGCCGGAAGCGGCAAAAAATTTATCCAATCCGGATAATCTTATCATTCAGCGCAACAGCAGCATTGTCTTTAACCGTGTAGCCGGCCAGTTGAAGCAGAAAGGTGTCATTTTCACCGATTTGGAAACAGCTGTTCTCCAGCATCCCGAGCTCGTTCAGTCTTATTTCATGAAGGCTGTTGCCGCCAATGAGAATCGGATTACTGCTTTGCATACGGCACTTTGGAGCGGTGGCATATTCATTTACATTCCCAAAGATGTAGTCGTGGAAATTCCTTTACAAGCTTTGTTTATAACCGACGATGCCGAAGCCAGCTTTGTTCCGCATGTGATCATTGTGGCTGAATCTTTCAGCTCCGTGACCTATGTGGAAAACTTTATTTCTTCCGGAGCCGGCGCACCGCTTGTGCAAAATGGAGTCGTTGAAATCTATGTGAAGCCAGGCGCCAAGGTGCGGTTTGCATCCATTCATAATATGGGAGAAACGATCACAGATCTTACCTATCGACGTGCGATAGTTGAGAATGACGCCAGCATAGAATGGATCATCGGTGAGATGAACTACGGCAACTGCATGTCGGACACGACCTCGATCCTGAGAGGCAATGGCTCCGAATCGGATGCCAAAGTCATCTGTGTTGGAACCGAAGAGCAAAAGCTCAATCTGACGACCCGCGCTGTGCATTTTGGCAAAAGCTCGAACAGCGACATGATTACCCGGGCGGTCATGAGAGACAGCTCAACAGCGATCATCAATGGGATCAGCAAGATTGAAAAAGGTGCAACCGGCGCGAATGGACAGCAAACGGAGAAAGTGTTAATGCTGAGTCCCAAAGCCCGTGGAGATGCGAATCCAATCCTGCTTATCGATGAAGATGATGTGAAAGCAGGACATGCAGCGAGTGTAGGTCAGGTCAATCCTGAACAAGTTCATTATTTGATGTCTCGCGGTATTACTAAGGATGAAGCTCAGCGCTTGATCATTTACGGGTTTTTGGCTCCGGTTGTGTCCCAAATTCCTATCAGCAACATCGAAGAGCAGCTGCAGCGTCTGGTAGAGAGGAAGTTGGGACAATGA
- a CDS encoding cysteine desulfurase — protein MKASELREFFPILHQEVNGHPLVYLDNAATSQKPVSVIEALKHYYEWDNSNVHRGVHTLGSRATDAYEGAREKVAKFIHAGSEQEIVFTRGTTTAINIVATSYARSVLREGDEIVITPMEHHSNLIPWQQAAKATGATLKYIPLQKDGTISLADVENVITDRTKIVSIVYISNVLGVINPIKEIARIAHKHGAKIMVDGAQSTPHMKVDVQDLDCDFYAFSGHKMCGPTGIGVLYGKKSILENMEPIEFGGEMIDHVDLQNSTWKELPWKFEGGTPIIAGAVGLGAAIDYLQQVGMDEILQHDMKLAEYALERMTKIEGLTVYGPQVNRAGLVTFNLGDVHPHDVATVLDSQGIAIRAGHHCCQPLMRWMEESSTARASFYLYNTEDDVDQLVKGLQKTKEYFGYAIG, from the coding sequence ATGAAGGCTTCGGAGCTGAGGGAATTTTTTCCCATATTGCACCAGGAAGTTAACGGGCATCCCCTCGTTTATCTGGATAATGCAGCCACTTCGCAGAAGCCTGTTTCGGTGATTGAAGCACTGAAGCATTACTATGAATGGGATAATTCCAATGTTCATAGAGGTGTTCACACCCTTGGATCGCGAGCCACTGATGCTTATGAAGGAGCTCGCGAGAAAGTAGCCAAATTCATCCATGCCGGCAGTGAACAAGAAATTGTCTTTACCCGCGGTACGACAACAGCTATCAATATTGTGGCCACCAGCTACGCCCGGTCCGTCCTCCGTGAAGGCGATGAGATTGTGATAACTCCCATGGAGCATCACAGCAATCTGATTCCTTGGCAGCAGGCAGCCAAAGCTACAGGAGCCACATTAAAATATATCCCACTGCAAAAGGATGGCACGATTTCCTTGGCGGATGTGGAGAATGTGATTACAGATCGCACCAAAATCGTCTCCATCGTTTATATATCCAATGTCCTCGGTGTGATCAATCCGATTAAAGAAATTGCTCGGATTGCTCACAAGCATGGCGCGAAAATTATGGTCGATGGAGCACAAAGCACACCTCATATGAAGGTGGACGTCCAGGATTTGGACTGCGACTTCTACGCCTTCTCCGGGCACAAAATGTGTGGACCTACCGGAATCGGGGTATTATATGGCAAGAAGTCTATTTTGGAGAACATGGAACCGATCGAATTCGGAGGGGAAATGATCGACCATGTAGACTTGCAAAACTCCACCTGGAAGGAGCTGCCTTGGAAATTTGAAGGCGGTACGCCGATTATTGCCGGAGCTGTAGGGCTGGGTGCGGCGATTGATTACTTGCAGCAAGTGGGCATGGATGAAATTTTGCAGCATGATATGAAGCTGGCAGAGTATGCTCTCGAACGTATGACCAAGATTGAAGGTCTTACCGTTTATGGGCCGCAAGTGAATCGTGCAGGATTGGTGACCTTTAATTTAGGCGATGTTCACCCTCATGATGTGGCCACTGTACTAGATTCACAAGGAATCGCCATACGTGCAGGCCATCATTGCTGCCAGCCGCTAATGAGATGGATGGAGGAATCCTCTACGGCTCGCGCCAGCTTCTATTTATATAACACGGAAGATGACGTAGACCAGCTCGTGAAAGGATTACAAAAAACAAAGGAGTACTTTGGCTATGCAATTGGATGA
- a CDS encoding Dps family protein, with translation MATAATAKNVASVQKVLNKQVANWGLLYVKFHNFHWYVKGTEFFSLHIKFEELYNEAHQYLDVLAERLLAIDGKPYATMKEYLAESSLKEAKGSESTQQMIQGIVADCEMLLTELNESMKVAEEAEDETTVDLFLEIHAALEKQRWMFKAYLGQ, from the coding sequence ATGGCTACAGCAGCAACCGCAAAAAATGTCGCTTCCGTTCAAAAGGTATTAAACAAACAAGTTGCAAACTGGGGTTTGCTTTATGTCAAATTCCACAACTTCCATTGGTATGTAAAAGGAACCGAATTCTTCTCCCTTCATATTAAATTCGAAGAGCTTTATAACGAGGCGCATCAATATTTGGATGTACTGGCTGAACGCTTATTGGCGATTGACGGTAAACCCTATGCGACGATGAAAGAATACCTAGCGGAATCTTCTTTAAAAGAAGCTAAAGGCTCCGAGTCGACTCAGCAAATGATTCAAGGTATTGTGGCTGACTGTGAGATGCTTCTTACAGAGCTTAATGAAAGCATGAAAGTTGCTGAAGAAGCAGAGGATGAGACAACCGTTGATCTGTTCCTGGAAATCCATGCAGCTTTGGAGAAACAGCGTTGGATGTTTAAAGCCTATCTGGGACAATAA
- a CDS encoding helix-turn-helix domain-containing protein — protein sequence MIGNRVKQLRFEKGLSINELAERAGVAKSYLSSIERDIQSNPSIQFLEKISTVLGVPIETFFPGKKIEPALDPEWSQLVRDAMASGVSKEQFSEFLEYNKWRSKNSVK from the coding sequence ATGATCGGCAACCGTGTGAAACAGCTTCGCTTCGAAAAGGGATTATCCATTAATGAACTTGCGGAGCGGGCGGGAGTAGCCAAATCTTATTTAAGCAGCATTGAACGGGATATTCAATCGAATCCTTCGATTCAATTTCTCGAAAAAATTTCCACCGTACTGGGGGTTCCCATAGAAACCTTCTTTCCAGGAAAAAAAATTGAACCGGCCCTCGATCCCGAATGGTCCCAGTTGGTTCGCGATGCAATGGCATCCGGCGTTTCCAAAGAACAGTTTTCCGAATTTCTGGAATATAACAAATGGCGCTCTAAAAACTCCGTTAAATGA
- the mtnK gene encoding S-methyl-5-thioribose kinase encodes MTNYHPLSEAEAIEYSRKIPELFQTGAELVSREIGDGNLNLVFHISEPATGRSIILKQALPYAKVVGESWPLTLDRARIESEVLQIQESLCPDLVPHVYVYDRNLALTAMQDLSDHVIMRKGLMDRNQYPLFAGDIGRFLAHTLYYTSDLGMNQQEKKLQQGRFINPELCKITEDLIFDDPYRDAETNNFEEHLRDAIEAIWQNNELLLEVAQLREKFLTRSEALLHGDLHTGSIFIRTDSTKVIDPEFAYYGPMGFDIGAVLANLLLNFAAQEGWSPVPEERAEYRSYLLNTVKDVWNHFEKEFRSLWSQHSSDRLFRTPGYQDLYMRRLLQDTFGFAGAKMVRRVIGLAHVADIDKIEDAAARERAQRLALAIGTELIRMGRQASSIEEMVQRADATVQIMSFPC; translated from the coding sequence TTGACCAATTATCATCCCTTATCCGAAGCTGAAGCAATTGAATATTCCAGAAAAATTCCCGAGCTGTTCCAGACTGGAGCCGAGCTTGTCAGCCGCGAAATTGGCGATGGCAACCTCAATCTCGTCTTTCACATATCGGAGCCTGCCACGGGCAGAAGCATTATTTTGAAACAGGCGCTGCCCTATGCCAAAGTTGTTGGCGAATCGTGGCCTCTCACCCTGGACCGTGCAAGAATTGAAAGTGAAGTGCTGCAAATCCAGGAATCTCTATGTCCGGATTTGGTACCGCACGTTTACGTATATGATCGTAATCTGGCCTTAACCGCGATGCAAGATCTAAGCGATCATGTGATTATGCGGAAAGGCTTGATGGATAGAAATCAGTACCCTTTATTCGCCGGCGATATAGGTCGTTTTCTAGCGCATACTCTTTATTACACTTCCGATTTGGGAATGAATCAGCAGGAAAAGAAACTCCAGCAGGGCCGATTTATAAACCCGGAGCTGTGCAAAATTACTGAGGATTTGATTTTTGATGATCCTTATCGGGATGCGGAAACGAATAATTTTGAGGAGCACCTTCGTGACGCCATAGAAGCTATTTGGCAGAATAATGAGCTGCTTCTTGAAGTAGCCCAGCTGCGCGAGAAATTTTTGACGCGTTCTGAAGCCTTGCTGCATGGGGATTTGCATACGGGGAGTATCTTTATCCGAACGGATTCGACCAAGGTCATTGATCCGGAATTCGCTTATTACGGGCCTATGGGCTTTGATATTGGAGCTGTTCTGGCTAACCTGCTGCTTAATTTTGCAGCACAAGAAGGCTGGAGCCCTGTTCCGGAAGAACGTGCCGAGTATCGCAGTTATCTGCTGAATACGGTGAAGGACGTATGGAATCATTTTGAAAAGGAATTCCGTTCTCTTTGGTCTCAGCACAGCTCGGATCGTTTGTTCCGGACACCCGGCTATCAGGATTTGTATATGCGCAGATTACTCCAGGATACGTTTGGTTTTGCCGGTGCTAAAATGGTTCGCCGTGTAATTGGCTTGGCGCATGTGGCGGATATTGATAAAATAGAAGATGCCGCTGCCCGTGAACGCGCTCAGCGCCTCGCACTTGCCATCGGTACCGAGCTCATCCGCATGGGCCGACAAGCAAGCTCCATCGAGGAGATGGTCCAAAGGGCTGATGCCACCGTGCAAATTATGAGCTTTCCGTGTTGA
- a CDS encoding DUF1802 family protein, giving the protein MPALKEWAVAIQALKSGDQIMIMRKGGLAEETRDFQVKADSFYLYPAYEHQKKELLKEEYQDQIDETLREWKPDDSVTTITAYAKLAEDIEITDQEQIDRLYSFHIWTNRFTEDRLHWKRKNPLHLLLLRIYKLDQPFKVDSLPEYNGCKSWIELPANHAMPPGQPVMNDEVFEQSVSKIQKALKYDLY; this is encoded by the coding sequence ATGCCTGCGTTAAAGGAATGGGCGGTTGCCATCCAGGCGCTCAAGAGCGGTGATCAAATCATGATCATGCGCAAAGGAGGATTAGCTGAGGAAACGCGTGATTTTCAGGTAAAAGCGGATTCGTTCTATTTATATCCTGCCTATGAGCATCAGAAAAAAGAGCTGCTGAAAGAGGAATATCAGGATCAAATCGACGAAACACTACGTGAATGGAAGCCGGATGACTCAGTCACAACGATAACTGCCTATGCAAAGCTGGCTGAGGACATCGAAATTACGGATCAGGAACAAATCGACCGTCTTTATTCCTTTCATATATGGACGAATCGTTTTACAGAGGACAGGCTTCATTGGAAGCGGAAAAATCCGCTGCATCTGCTGCTGCTTCGCATATATAAGCTGGATCAACCGTTCAAGGTGGACTCACTGCCTGAATATAACGGTTGCAAATCCTGGATCGAGCTGCCTGCAAACCATGCAATGCCCCCAGGCCAACCCGTAATGAACGACGAAGTTTTTGAGCAATCCGTCTCAAAAATTCAAAAAGCATTGAAATATGACCTTTATTGA
- the sufC gene encoding Fe-S cluster assembly ATPase SufC, with amino-acid sequence MSNSTSFTIDGLRANVEGKEILKGVSLEIKGGEIHAIMGPNGTGKSTLAAALMGHPKYEVTEGSVTLDGEDVLDMAVDERARAGLFLAMQYPSEITGVTNSDFLRSAINARRGEGNEISLIRFIRQMEAKMKDLEMNPEFMHRYLNEGFSGGEKKRNEILQMLLLEPKIAILDEIDSGLDIDALRIVAEGVNALRSEERGFLIITHYQRLLNYVTPDFVHVMMQGRIVKSGGPELAQRLEAEGYDWVKEELGIVDETVGQEEEEFKVPMKTTVPKYN; translated from the coding sequence ATGTCAAATTCAACATCATTCACTATAGACGGGCTCCGTGCTAACGTTGAGGGGAAAGAAATCTTGAAGGGGGTCAGCCTTGAAATCAAAGGCGGAGAAATTCACGCGATCATGGGACCGAACGGTACCGGTAAAAGTACGCTCGCAGCCGCATTGATGGGACATCCCAAGTATGAAGTTACGGAAGGCTCAGTTACCTTGGATGGAGAAGACGTTCTCGACATGGCTGTCGACGAAAGAGCGCGTGCAGGTCTCTTCCTGGCTATGCAGTATCCAAGTGAAATTACAGGAGTGACTAATTCCGACTTTCTTCGCAGTGCGATCAACGCGCGCCGCGGTGAAGGCAATGAAATATCATTAATTCGCTTCATTCGCCAAATGGAAGCAAAGATGAAGGACTTGGAAATGAATCCTGAATTCATGCACCGTTATTTGAATGAGGGCTTCTCCGGAGGCGAGAAGAAACGTAACGAGATTTTGCAAATGCTGCTTCTTGAGCCAAAGATCGCTATATTGGACGAGATTGATTCAGGGCTTGATATCGATGCTCTAAGAATTGTTGCAGAAGGCGTGAATGCACTTCGCAGCGAGGAGCGCGGCTTCCTTATTATCACGCATTACCAACGCCTGCTGAATTATGTAACGCCTGATTTTGTACATGTTATGATGCAAGGCCGCATCGTGAAATCCGGCGGTCCTGAGTTGGCTCAGCGTCTGGAAGCGGAAGGCTATGATTGGGTCAAGGAAGAGCTTGGCATCGTTGATGAAACGGTCGGTCAAGAAGAGGAAGAATTCAAGGTTCCGATGAAAACGACTGTTCCCAAATACAACTAA
- the mtnA gene encoding S-methyl-5-thioribose-1-phosphate isomerase, whose translation MTNIQEQSKGEDALQSLRWTGQALDLLDQRLLPEEIVYLSLETPAEVWEAIRRLKVRGAPAIGIAAAYGVYLGIRGIAVEGRSEAEGRELLLAGVREQAAYLATSRPTAVNLFWALDRMKARAQALAEAGLSAAAMKPALLEEAQLIQAEDEATNRRIGEHALTLFQDGFGVLTHCNAGGLATTRYGTALAPFYLAKEQGLSLKVFADETRPVLQGARLTAFELHQAGVDVTLICDNMAGAVMSKGWIQAVIVGTDRVAANGDVANKIGTYSVAVLAKAHGIPFYVACPMSTIDLNTPTGADIPIEERHEDEITQGFGKRTAPVGVKVYNPAFDVTPHEYVTAIITEKGIIRAPFAENLRNLFS comes from the coding sequence ATGACTAACATACAGGAACAATCGAAAGGCGAAGACGCTCTGCAGTCCCTTCGTTGGACGGGGCAAGCGCTGGATTTGCTCGATCAACGACTATTGCCGGAGGAAATTGTTTATTTGTCTTTGGAAACACCCGCCGAAGTGTGGGAAGCGATCCGCCGCCTTAAGGTGCGGGGCGCACCGGCGATTGGCATCGCCGCGGCTTACGGCGTTTACCTCGGCATCCGCGGCATCGCGGTCGAGGGCCGCAGTGAAGCCGAAGGCCGGGAGCTGCTGCTCGCCGGAGTTCGTGAGCAGGCGGCGTATTTGGCGACCTCCCGTCCGACGGCGGTCAACTTGTTTTGGGCGCTCGACCGGATGAAAGCGCGGGCGCAAGCTTTGGCCGAAGCCGGGCTGAGCGCAGCGGCGATGAAGCCGGCTTTGCTCGAGGAAGCGCAGCTCATCCAGGCCGAGGATGAGGCTACGAATCGTCGCATCGGCGAGCACGCGCTGACTCTGTTTCAGGACGGCTTCGGCGTCCTGACTCACTGCAACGCAGGCGGTTTGGCGACAACGAGGTACGGCACAGCCCTGGCGCCCTTTTATTTGGCGAAGGAGCAGGGCCTGAGCCTGAAGGTGTTTGCCGACGAGACCCGGCCGGTTCTGCAGGGGGCGAGGCTTACGGCATTCGAGCTGCATCAGGCCGGCGTGGATGTGACCTTGATCTGCGACAACATGGCGGGAGCCGTGATGTCCAAGGGGTGGATCCAGGCGGTCATCGTGGGAACGGACCGGGTTGCGGCCAACGGCGATGTGGCCAACAAGATCGGCACGTACAGCGTGGCGGTTCTGGCGAAGGCGCATGGCATCCCTTTTTATGTGGCGTGCCCGATGTCCACGATCGATTTGAATACGCCGACCGGAGCGGATATCCCGATCGAGGAACGGCACGAGGACGAAATCACCCAGGGCTTTGGCAAGCGTACAGCGCCAGTCGGGGTGAAGGTGTACAATCCTGCCTTCGATGTAACGCCGCACGAATATGTGACGGCAATCATTACGGAAAAAGGCATTATCCGTGCTCCTTTTGCGGAAAATTTACGCAATCTATTTTCATGA